CCGGCAACTACACGGCCGCCGAGGCCCAGTCTGTTGCGAACTCCCTCAAGTTTGGTTCTCTTCCGCTGAACTTTGAAGTCCAATCTGAGCAACAGATTTCGGCCACGCTTGGCTCAAGCCACCTTGAGAAGGGTCTTTGGGCTGGCGTTATCGGCCTCGGCCTGGTCGTTCTGTTCATGATCTGGCAGTACCGGGGCCTAGCGGTTCTTTCTGCCGGATCACTTGTTGTGGCGGCTGCGATTGTCTATCTGCTGATAACGGTTCTGTCCTGGACCATGGGGTATCGGCTTTCCCTGCCGGGTGTTGCAGGTCTGATTGTGGCGATTGGTTTTACCGCGGATTCTTTCATCGTCTACTTCGAGAGAATCAGAGATGAGATTCGCGAGGGAAGACCGCTACAGGCGGCTGTAGAAGAAGGTTGGGATCGTGCAAAACGAACCATCCTGATCTCGGACACGGTTAACCTTGTCGCGGCGGCCGTCCTTTATCTACTGGCCGTCGGCGGGGTCCAAGGATTCGCATTCACGCTCGGACTCACAACCGTGGTTGACCTGCTGGTTGTCTTTATGTTCACTCACCCGATGATGGAGTTGCTGATTCGTACCAGATTCTTTGGTAGCGGACACAAGCTCTCGGGTCTGGACCCGGAGCACCTAGGTGCCTCCTCCGGCTTCGTGTACACAGGCCGAGGCGGAGTCAAACTTGTTGATAACAAGAAGACTAAGTCAGATTCTAAGAAGTCGGTGCCGTCATCGCAGACGAGACAAGAGCCTGTGGCAGTTGGAGTCGTAGTCAGTGACGGCGAGCAACTTTCGCTTGCTGAGCGACGGCGTCTGGCTCGGCTGGCAGCAGAAATAGAAGTGGCTCCTTCGGATGTCGCTGATGAGGGTACCGAGGAAGCGGAGGCGACCCGTGGCTAGTTTCGCGCAGTGGGGTAATCAGCTTTACGCTGGAAAGCGTTCTTACAACATCATTGGCAAGGCATGGACCTGGCTGGGAATCAGCATTGCTCTGATGGTGCTGTCGATCGTTCTTTTGTTCGCCCGGGGGATTAACCCGTCGATTGAGTTTGCAGGCGGGACACAGTTCATTATTTCTGGAACCCAGGTCTCTAACCAACAGACGGCTTACGACGTGCTCGGCGCTGACGGGATCACGGAAAATGTGCGAGTCTCACAACTTGGTTCCGATTCTATTAGGGTCCAAACCAGAACTCTCGACACCAACACGACCACCCAAGTTCGTACTGATTTAGCCGAGGCTTATGAGGTTTCACCGGAGCAGGTAGATACCAACTCAGTCGGCGCGTCATGGGGACAGGACGTGACTCGGAAGGCGATGCAGTCGATTCTGATCTTCGTTGTGCTAGTCATGATTATCATGGCGGCATACTTCCGATCATGGTCTGTCAGTATTGCCGGTCTTGTCGGGTTGGCCAACGATCTCTTGGTAACCGTGGGGTTTTTTGCACTAACCCAGGTGGAGGTGTCCCCAGCGACCGTAATCGGTCTGTTAACAATTCTTGGCTACTCCCTGTATGACAAGGTCGTGGTCTTTGACAAGATCAGAGAGACCACTTCCGGATTCCAGGACCAAAACAAGTACGTCTACAACCAGCTAGTAAACCTGGGAGTAAACCAGTCCCTGGTTCGATCAATAAATACCTCGGTCGTGGCGCTACTACCGGTCGGATCGATTTTGTTCATCGGCTCGTTGCTTTTGGGGGCGGGAACGCTTACCGACATTTCACTCGCTCTTTTTGTTGGCATGCTGGCTGCGGCCCTGTCATCAATCTTTATTGCGCCCTCGGCGCTCGCATTGATCGAGAGCCGACGCGGACGGACCGCCACGAAGAACCAGAAGATTATTGAAGCGCGAGCGGGAGCAAACCAAAAGTCCTCGCACACCGATTCGGCTGAGGAAGCGGTCGTCGTCGCAGTGGCAAGTAAGACCCCGGGACACCACCTGGGGCAGAAGGCGCAACCCAAACGGAAGAAGTCGAAATGAGCATCCAAGACGCAGCCGTCCAGTCCCACACCGGAGATCTGGCGAGACTCGTTGAAGAAAACATCGACCTGATCCCGAACTTCCCCACGGAAGGGGTGCTCTTTAGGGATATCACGCCGCTACTTGCGAACGGTCCCGCATTTGAAGCACTGACGTCGGGAATGGCTGATCTTTACGCCGGGAAAATCGATTACGTCGTTGGATTGGAATCGCGCGGCTTTATTCTGGCGGCTCCAATGGCAACACACCTGGGGATCGGGCTACTTACGGCTCGGAAGAAAGGCAAGCTTCCAGGGCCTGTCATCTCCGTTGATTACACACTTGAGTACGGGAGTGCGTCGCTGGAGATCAGGCCCGAGACAGTGCCCGCAGGGGCCAGGGTGTTGATCGTAGACGATGTGTTGGCAACGGGAGGTACGGCTTCCGCAGCGGTTGAGTTACTGCAGCGGTGCGGTGCCGAAGTAGTCGGTCTGCTAGTGCTGCTCGAGCTCACGGAACTCGGCGGACGAAAGAAACTCGAAGATGTCGCGATCGGGACAATCGTGGCGGTGGACGAGAATTACTAGCCGATGCTGCATCGCGCGGTGTCAAGCGATGCTTTCACTTTTCTCGGTTCGAAGCGGTCGGTTTGACGTTAGAACTATCATTTAGGAATGACTGAACCACAGGTACCCGAGCCCCCAAAGACCGGATCATCCGGCTCCTTTGTTCGCTCTGGCCTGTCCTGGTTCGGGTCCAGGGGCCGCACAGCGATTCCCGAAATTGAACCGCTGATTCGAGCCGTCAAGGCTCATCATCCGCGGGCCGATGTCGGAGTAATTGAAGACGCCTACAAGACGGCGGAACAGTGGCACCGGGGCCAAACTCGCAAGTCGGGTGAGCCGTACATTACTCACCCTGTGGCGGTAGCGACGATCCTAGCCGAGATCGGCATGACCCCTCCCACCCTGGTCGCCGCGCTACTCCACGACACGGTAGAAGACACCGACTACACGGTTGAGCAGCTAACGACCGACTTTGGTTCCGAGATCGCACACCTGGTCGACGGAGTCACGAAACTGGACAAGATTCGCTATGGCCAGGCCGCACAGTCGGAGACTCTGCGAAAAATGATCGTGGCGATGAGCAAGGACATCCGGGTACTGCTCATTAAGCTCGGGGACCGGCTCCACAATGCGCGCACCTGGCGATACGTCGCCCCGGAGTCCGCGAAGAGCAAAGCGCGTGAAACGCTGGAAATCTACGCCCCGCTGGCGCACCGACTCGGGATGAACACCATCAAGTGGGAACTTGAGGAACTGTCGTTCAAGACGCTCTACCCGGACGTGTACGAGGAAATCGATAAGCTCGTTGCAGAGCGCGCTCCAAAGCGTGACAAGTACCTGTCCGATGCCATTGCAATGATTGAGGATGATCTTCGAGACTCCAAGGTCAAGGGCGTGGTTAGCGGTCGCCCGAAGCACCACTACTCGATCTATCAGAAGATGATCGTCCGTGGGAAACACTTTGACGAGATCTACGATCTGATTGCTGTACGTGTTTTGGTAGAAACCGTAAAGGATTGTTATTCGGTTCTTGGGGCAATTCACGCTAGGTGGAATCCGATCCCAGGTCGCTTCAAAGACTACATCGCCATGCCGAAGTTCAATCTTTATCAGTCGTTGCACACGACGGTAGTTGGCCCGGGGGGTAGGCCAATTGAGGTTCAAATCAGAACCTTCGAGATGCATGAGCGCGCGGAGTACGGCGTAGCAGCACACTGGCGCTATAAGCAAAATCCCGGTCAGGCAGGTCCCGACGCGGACAAGATGTCGCCCAAAGAGCAGATGAACTGGCTTCGGATGCTGGTCGACATGGAGAAAGAGACCGGTGATCCAGAAGAGTTCCTAGACTCCCTGCGATTTGAAATAGCGGGCGATGAGGTCTACGTATTCACGCCACGTGGTCAGGTGATTGCACTTCCTCCTAAGTCCACGCCTATCGATTTCGCATACGCGGTCCACACCGAGGTGGGGCACAAGACGGTGGGGGCAAGAGTGAATGGGCGTCTGGTGTCTTTGAACACCGTGCTCGAGTCAGGCGATACGGTTGAAGCAATTACCTCGTCCTCTGATAAGGTCGGCCCCTCGCGCGACTGGCTGGAGTTCGCTGCGTCCTCCAGGGCACGCTCGAAGATAAAGTCCTGGTTCACGCGCGAGCGACGCGAAGAGCACATCGATCTTGGCAAATCCCACATTGCCAAAACAATGCGGAAGCAGAACCTTCCGCTACAGCGGCTGATGACCCATCAAGCTTTGACAGCAGTGGCGACCGAACTCGGCTATCAGGACGTGTCCGCTCTCTATGCGGCCGTCGGAGAGAACCACATCTCGGCGCAGAACGTGGTTGGCAAGCTGGTAGAGAATCTTGGCGGCGAAGACGGGGTTGAGGAGACCCTGGCCGAGGGAGTACAACCCGGACGTGGTATTACGCACGGTGGTGGTTCCGGCGCGGAAGTTGCCGTCAACGTTGAAGGGATGAGCTCGAACGAGGTATGGGTCAAGCTAGCTCGATGCTGCACCCCGGTACCCGGTGACGACATCGTTGGATTCATTACCAGAGGCCAGGGAGTCTCAGTGCACCGAGTGGACTGCATCAACGCCGTACGTCTACAAGAGGAGCACCCAGAACGGTTCGTTGATGTCTCGTGGGCTGGCGATCAGACGAGCGGCCAGTATCTGGTAGAGATTGAGATCAAAGCACTCAATCGTGCCGGCCTGTTGAACGACCTCTCCAAGGTTCTTGCGGAGCACCGCGTCGACATCGTTTCCGGATCAATGATGACAACGGGAGATCAGTTAGCGTCCGCGCGATTTACCTTTGGGCTTCCGGGAGTGACCTACCTAGATACCGTCCTGAACTCGCTCCGCAGGGTCGACGGAGTCTTTGAAGCCTCCCGGCGGATGGGCTCAAAGACCGGCTCCCAGTAGTCCGGGATAACAGTGGCGGTTAATCGCGCTAGGATGGGCGGTGCATACGTTGCCGCGCCGCCTCATGCCAAGTGAGGCCCATGGCCTTCGGGCCCAAATCCGTTAGGACAGCCGTGACCCAAAACGTCAGCCCTGAATCTGAGCAGAGTACTCCGAATCCGGTGGAACTTCCGCCCGCCGACATCGCCGTGGTGGAGGAGGTGAGCGTCGTCCCTCCGAATGAGTCGGAGACTCACGTGGCGAGTGCAGAAGTTGCCGCGGTTCCCGAAGCGCATCCGAGCGTGGCTGAGGGAGCGGTACTGGAGATCCCATTTGGTCGCATTGATGAGCAGGGCCGAGTCTGGGTAAAGGACGGGGAGGAAGAACGGGAGGTCGGGCAGTACCCTGACGAGATTCCCGCAGACTCCTTCGCACTTTACACCCGGCGCTACCTGGACCTTGAAGCGACGATAAACCTGTTTGAGGCGCGACTGGCAACGCTACCTACGAAAGACATTGAGTCAACACTAAAGACGCTCAATGAACAACTTGTTGCTCCAAATGTAGTCGGCGATATCCCACTGTTGCGGGCGCGCATGGTGGATCTTGAAAAACGATCCGAAGAGCGCCGCGAGCAGTTGAAAGAGGAGCGTAAACAGCAGCGCGAGCAGGCGTTGGCAGACCGCACCGCAATTGTCGAGGCGGCGGAGGCCATCGCGGCGCAACCCTCCGAAAAGATCCAGTGGAAACAGTCGGGAGCAAAGCTACGTGAGCTTCTGGATGAGTGGAAGGACCAACAGCGCGGTGGTCCCAGGCTAGACAAGGCCACCGAGGACAGCCTCTGGAAGCGCTTTTCTTCCGCTCGAACCACCTTCGATCGTGGCAGGCGACAGTACTTCTCAGCCCTGGATCAAAAACAGAAGGAAGCCAAGGTAACCAAGGAGCGCTTGATTGCGGAGGCAGTCGCTCTGCAGAATTCCGATGACTGGAGGGGCACGAGTTCGGCATATCGGAACCTAATGGACCAGTGGAAACAGGCCGGCCGAGCCTCTCGCAAGGAGGATGACGAGCTCTGGTCCAGATTCCGCGCAGCCCAACAGGTCTTTTTTGACTCTCGTCGCGAGCACGATCGCCAGACGAACGAGGAGTTTGCGGAGAACCTCGCACAGAAGGAAGCTCTTGCTGGGGAAGCCGAGGCGCTCTTGCCAATCACTGATCTTGAGGACGCGAAGCGTAAGCTCCGCTCGATCCAAGATCGCTGGGAGGAGATCGGCCGAGTGGGCTCCCGTGACTCCGGACGCATTGAAGGGCGCCTCAAGGCGGTCGAACGTGAACTGCGCGAGGCAGAAAGTCGAGAGTGGCGACGATCGGATCCCGAGACAAAGGCACGAGCCGAAGGCATGCTGAGTCAACTCGAGGACTCCATAAACGAGCTTAAGGAAGATCTGGCAGCCGCCGAAAAATCCGGCGACAAGAAGCGCGCCAAGGAAGTATCCGATGCGCTTGCCACAAAGCAGATGTGGTTTGACCAGATTTCTTCAAGCGCGCGCTAGGGAGTGAAGTGCTCGAAGTACGCTCGATTCTTGCATCGCTTTTTGACTCAAGTTGCTACATCCTTTGGGACGACCGGCAACGGGAGGCCGTGGTCGTTGATCCGGGTCCCGGAACCGCATCGGCAGTCGGTGCGATCCTCGAAGAAAACGAGCTGAGCGTGGCATCGGTTTTGTTGACTCACGGTCATGTCGATCACGTATGGGACTCTGCGCAGGTGGAGAAGCAAGGATCTGCAATTCCTGTCTACTACACCGAACCTGACGGCTTTTTCCTCGAGGATCCAGTAGGCGAAATCGGCTTTGAAGTTGGGGCTTTCGATCTCGGGGCATGGAATAGGCCAGAGAACCTTGTTGCCCTGGACGAGCTTAACTTCTCACCTGCAAAGGGTATCTTCACTCGCGTCATCCCAGCGCCCGGACACTCGCCTGGATCAGCGATATTTCTGATCGGGGCAGACGGTTTAGCAAGTCCACTCGCGCTCTCGGGCGACGTTGTGTTTGCCGGAACTGTTGGCCGCACCGACCTTCCAGGCGGTGATGAACGTGAGATGCGCCAGAGCCTACGTACGCTAGGGAACATACTCGATCCCGCGACTATTCTGCTTCCCGGTCATGGACCGCAAACGACCTGGGCTAAAGAGATGGAAACTAATCCCTACGTCCTTCGAGCCTGCAAGGTCGGCTGACAACTAACGAGTTTCGGGCTTGGCGGACCTATTGTCTAAGGAGTTTCACCGTGGCAAAACAGAGCGTCTCTGGCTTCCCAGAATGGTTACCGGAAGACAGGATGGTAGAAGTCTTTGTCCAAGATACCCTTCGTCGCGTCTTTGAACTGCACGGGTTCAGCGGGATTGAGACCAGGGCTGTCGAGCCACTATCAGCACTCGAATCGAAGGGCGAAACCTCAAAGCAGGTCTATCTCTTAGAGAGACTTCAGACGGTGCGTGAGGACGCCGCCAAGGGGACCTTAACGACCGAGCCAACAGGTCGCGATCTCGGCCTGCACTTTGATCTGACCGTTCCGCTGGCAAGGTACGTTCTACAGAACGCGAACGAGTTAGTGTTTCCGCTCCGCCGCTATCAGATCCAAAAGGTTTGGCGTGGAGAACGTCCGCAAGAAGGACGCTTCCGCGAGTTCACTCAGGCAGACATCGACATTGTTGGTTTCGACACTCTGTCCTTTCACCACGAGGTTGAGGCGGCCCGGGTAATGCTTGACGCACTCGGACGGCTAGGGATTCCGCCCGTCCTGATGGAGGTCAACAACCGGCGTTTGCTCCAGGGACTGGTTTCGGCAGCAGGCATTGAAGACTTTGAAGGAACCCTGCGTGGCCTGGATAAACTCGATAAAATCGGTGCCGAAGGAGTTTCAGAGGAACTCAAGGCGATCGGTTTGAATCAAGCGCAGATCGAGCAGGTTATCGCCATTGCGCAGATAAGCACCGACAGCGCGGACGAACTAAGAAACAGGATAGGCGAACTCGGACTTACCGGTGACCTAGTGCAGCAGGGTCTAGATGAGCTCTGTGAGCTACTTGACGGCGCATCGTCCTCGGCTCCCGGTCAGGTTAGAGCGTCCCTCCGGATTGCGCGCGGGCTCGACTACTACACCGGCTCGGTCTACGAGACGATCATTCCTGGCTATGAGTCTTTGGGCTCGATCTGCTCGGGGGGCAGGTACGACACGCTGGTCTCTGAGGGCAGACGCACCTACCCGGGTGTGGGACTGTCCGTCGGAGTTACGCGCCTGGTCTCGCTAATTCTCTCGGAGAGACTACTGGAGCCCTCTCGCCCTTCACCCTCGGTCGTTATGGTCGCGGTGAACTCAGAGGATGAGCGTCCTTTATCCGACCGGGTTGCCGCCACTTTAAGGGATCGCGGGGTGAACTGCGAAGTTGCGCCCAGCGCTCAGAAGTTTGGAAAACAAATTCGGATGGCGTCCAAGCGCGGAATCCCGTTTGTGTGGTTCCCCGCAGAGGGACGAGATCAGGTAAAGGACATTCGATCCGGCGAACAGATTGACGCCGACGCGATGTCTTGGTTCCCACCGAAAGAAGATTTGCTAGTCCAGGTCACGCCACCAAGAGACTGAGTCCCTCAGAGCACTTCGAGGTCTCCAGTCGTTTTTTGGCGTCTCCAGGTTGCTACAGCCCGGAGACGCCATCTGCAGACTAATCCCTCAGATCACTTATGACCCTTATAGTCCCTCTTTTTGCTGCGCGTCTTCCCCCCAAAACTGGGTTTGCCGGACTTGGAATTCCCTCGGTCAACAGAGATGCGCATGCGCCTGCCCCGCAGAGTGGCGCGATCAATGCGTTTCATCTGTGCTTCAGAGAGCTCTTGATCTACTTGAACCACTGAGAATGAGGGGAAAATATCGATCTTCCCGACCGCCGATCCCTGGAGCCCTGCTTCTCCGGTGATTGCTCCAACAATTCCTCCCGGACTGACTCCATCGCGCCGGCCAACCTCAATGCGGTACCGCTTGCCTTTTCCGGTGAAGTCCGTTCGGCCCTTTTTACGGGTCGAACTGGGGGTGGCAGCCTCGAAGGCGTCATCCATTCGGTCCTGCGCTGCCGTCGAGATTTCTCCAAGCGCGCGTGGGCTTGCTGCCTGGGTCAGCAGGGCCGCAGCAACGTCGCGGTATCGCAGTCCCTCTTCTCGTTTGGCATCAAGGAGCGCTAGTACCGCATCGGGGATTGTCTTCTGCGTGGAAAGAGCGCTTTCAAGAACCCCGGTGGCTTTACTAAGCCGAACCTGCTCGGCGGAGGGGACCTGTACCTTCTGCATTGAAGAGCCGGTAGTGCGCTCGATGGAGCGCAGTTTTCGTACGTCCCGGGGAGTGAAGAATGTGAGGGACTGTCCCTCACGGCCAGCTCGGCCCGTACGCCCGACTCGGTGAACGTACTGCTCGTCTTCGCGAGGTACCTCATAGTTCACCACCAGACCAACGCGATCAACGTCGATCCCTCGCGCCGCCACATCCGTTGCTACCAACACATCTAGATAACCGCGGCGAAGGCCGTCAAGAAGACGCTCGCGCTCCCTTTGAGCGACGTCGCCGGAAATACCGGCGGCCCGGAAGCCCCGCGCAGATAGGGATAGAGAGACCTCTTCCGCATCCTTGCGAGTACGGACGAAAACGATCGCGGCACCGGCATCCGAGACGGCGAGGAAGCGGCACAGCGCCTCGAAGCGCATCTTGGGCTGAATGACCGTGTAGGTCTGATTTATGGTCGAAACGGTGGACGAGGGTGAAGACACTTCGACCCGCTTGGCGGCGGTGAGGTACTTCTGGGCTACCTTCGCGATTCCCGGTGGCATCGTTGCCGAGAAGAGCGCGGTGAGGCGCTGATCCGGTACGGAGGCAAGGATCTGATCAACCTCCTCGGCGAATCCCATGCGAAGCATCTCATCGGCCTCGTCTAACACCAGAGTGTTTATGTGAGATAGGTCTAGGGCGCCACGTTCAATGAGGTCAATGGTGCGACCAGGCGTGCCGACAACAATCTGGGACCCCTGCTTTAGCGCCTGTAGCTGGGGAGCATATGAAGCTCCGCCGTAGACGGTCACGAACTTCAACTCTGAGCGTGGCCCAGCCAGGGCTTCAAGGGCCGCCGCGGTCTGGAGAGCGAGTTCGCGTGTCGGTGCCAACACAAGTGCTTGGGGAACCGCGAGTCCCGGGTCCATGCGGGTTAGCAAAGGCAGACCGAACGCGGCAGTCTTTCCGGTCCCGGTCTGTGCGATACCAATAACGTCCTGACCATCCACCAAAAGGGGAATAGACGCCTGCTGTATTGGAGTTGGATGTTCGAAGCCAAGATCACTTAGGATCTGCAACTGCGATTCTTCGAGGGGCAGGTCACTGAATCGAGCCTGCGACTCGGGGTCTGAACTTGTCATTTGCTTAGGATACGTGGCAGACGTGGTCATTCTGGCACGGTGACTGTAATGTCACCCGATGCTTCCCGCGTAGAATCGCTAGAGCATCAATGGGAGTTGAGGGAAGGTTCAAACGTGCAGCGCACACATCTGATGGCCGAGTTGGGGCCCGATTCCGTTGGAGAAACCGTAACTCTGACCGGCTGGGTGGATCGACGTCGTGACCATGGCGGTGTCGTTTTTATCGACATGCGTGATCGCTCTGGTATCGCACAGGTGGTGGTACGCGACGAGGACATCGCGCACAGGTTGCGCCCCGAGTACGTGCTGCGCGTCACCGGCGAAGTCTCCTTGCGACCCGAGGGCAACGAAAACCTGTCGCTTCCTTCCGGCCAGGTAGAGGTGTTGTCTGACGAGGTAGAGATTCTCAACACCTCGGCACCGCTGCCGTTCCAGGTTTCGACTCACACCGATGAACCCGAGGCAGGAGAAGACGTCCGTCTAAAGTATCGCTACCTCGACCTGCGACGTCCAAAGGCTGCTGAGGCGCTGCGAGTACGTTCGGAAATGAACCGTGCGGCCCGCGAAACACTTTATGGTCTTGGGTTTACTGAGATCGAAACGCCCACTCTGACCCGCTCCACGCCCGAGGGAGCGCGAGATTTTGTGGTTCCTGCGCGCTTGTCTCCCGGTTCCTGGTATGCACTTCCTCAGTCGCCACAACTTTTTAAGCAGCTTCTAATGGTTGCGGGAATGGAACGGTACTTCCAGATCGCTCGTTGCTACCGCGACGAAGACTTCCGTGCCGATAGACAGCCCGAGTTCACTCAACTGGATGTTGAGATGAGTTTCGTGGATCAAGAAGATGTTATTGCCGCCGCCGAAAAGGTTCTTAAGGCCGTGTGGAGCGTGATCGGATACGACATTCCAACGCCGATTCCTCATATGCCATTCCGTGAGGCCATGGAGCGCTTTGGAACTGATAAACCTGATCTGCGCTTCGGTCTTGAACTGGTAAACCTAACCGAGTATTTTGCGGGGTCACCGTTCCGTGTGTTCAATGCCCCCTACGTGGGTGCGGTGGTCATGCCCGGCGGAGCATCGCAGCCCCGAAGGACTTTCGACAAGTGGCAGGACTGGGCTCGCTCACGAGGCGGGAGAGGACTGGCGTACGTCACGATCGGTGAAGACGGCACCCTGGGTGGTCCGGTCGCCAAGAACATTTCGGAAGAGGAAAGAAACGGCCTGGCGGAGGCAACCGGCGCTCAGAACGGAGACTGTATTTTCTTTGCTGCGGGTGATCCGGACGATGCTCGCGGACTGCTTGGCGCAGCTCGCCTTGAGATTGGTGAGCGTCTGGGCCTGATCGATCCGAACGCCTGGGCATTCGTGTGGGTGGACGACGCACCGCTGTTCAAGCCGACTGCACAGGCCAAATCAGAAGGTGACGTTGCACTGGGTGCTTCGGCCTGGACCGCAGTTCACCACGCGTTCACTTCACCGAAACCTGAGTTTGCCGACACCTTCGATACTGATCCTGGGGCCGCGCTAGCCTCTGCTTACGACATCGTATGCAACGGAAACGAGATCGGCGGAGGGTCGATCCGTATCCATCGCCGTGACGTCCAGGAGCGCGTCTTTGCGGTGATGGGTATCGGCACGGAAGAGGCGCAGGAGAAGTTCGGCTTCTTGCTTGATGCGTTCCAGTTCGGTGCACCTCCTCACGGAGGAATCGCCTTCGGGTGGGATCGTATTGCTGCCCTTTTGGTCGGCGCGCCATCTATCCGAGACGTCATCGCATTCCCGAAGTCCGGGGGTGGTTTCGATCCGCTAACTTCTGCGCCCGCACCAATACCGGAAGAGCAGCGTAAAGAGACGGGCGTCGACTGGAAGCCCGAAGCTAAAGAGTCGGAGAAGACAGAGTCCTGAGGTGACCCCTCGACTTGTCGGAAAGCACCACTAAAGTTGGGGTATGACAACGATTGAGATACATCCCGACAACCCCCAGCCCAGATTGATCAGCAGAGTCGTCCAGACGCTGAACGATGGTGGAACGGTCGCGATTCCGACAGACTCCGGCTACGCGATTGCGTGCAAGCTTGGGAACAAAGCCGGGATGGACACAATCCGCTCTGTCCGAAAGCTGGATGAGTCGCATAACTTCTCGTTGCTCTGTGATTCATTTGGTCAGCTCGGGGAACTTGTTATC
The sequence above is a segment of the Actinomycetaceae bacterium MB13-C1-2 genome. Coding sequences within it:
- the secF gene encoding protein translocase subunit SecF, producing MASFAQWGNQLYAGKRSYNIIGKAWTWLGISIALMVLSIVLLFARGINPSIEFAGGTQFIISGTQVSNQQTAYDVLGADGITENVRVSQLGSDSIRVQTRTLDTNTTTQVRTDLAEAYEVSPEQVDTNSVGASWGQDVTRKAMQSILIFVVLVMIIMAAYFRSWSVSIAGLVGLANDLLVTVGFFALTQVEVSPATVIGLLTILGYSLYDKVVVFDKIRETTSGFQDQNKYVYNQLVNLGVNQSLVRSINTSVVALLPVGSILFIGSLLLGAGTLTDISLALFVGMLAAALSSIFIAPSALALIESRRGRTATKNQKIIEARAGANQKSSHTDSAEEAVVVAVASKTPGHHLGQKAQPKRKKSK
- a CDS encoding adenine phosphoribosyltransferase codes for the protein MSIQDAAVQSHTGDLARLVEENIDLIPNFPTEGVLFRDITPLLANGPAFEALTSGMADLYAGKIDYVVGLESRGFILAAPMATHLGIGLLTARKKGKLPGPVISVDYTLEYGSASLEIRPETVPAGARVLIVDDVLATGGTASAAVELLQRCGAEVVGLLVLLELTELGGRKKLEDVAIGTIVAVDENY
- a CDS encoding bifunctional (p)ppGpp synthetase/guanosine-3',5'-bis(diphosphate) 3'-pyrophosphohydrolase, with amino-acid sequence MTEPQVPEPPKTGSSGSFVRSGLSWFGSRGRTAIPEIEPLIRAVKAHHPRADVGVIEDAYKTAEQWHRGQTRKSGEPYITHPVAVATILAEIGMTPPTLVAALLHDTVEDTDYTVEQLTTDFGSEIAHLVDGVTKLDKIRYGQAAQSETLRKMIVAMSKDIRVLLIKLGDRLHNARTWRYVAPESAKSKARETLEIYAPLAHRLGMNTIKWELEELSFKTLYPDVYEEIDKLVAERAPKRDKYLSDAIAMIEDDLRDSKVKGVVSGRPKHHYSIYQKMIVRGKHFDEIYDLIAVRVLVETVKDCYSVLGAIHARWNPIPGRFKDYIAMPKFNLYQSLHTTVVGPGGRPIEVQIRTFEMHERAEYGVAAHWRYKQNPGQAGPDADKMSPKEQMNWLRMLVDMEKETGDPEEFLDSLRFEIAGDEVYVFTPRGQVIALPPKSTPIDFAYAVHTEVGHKTVGARVNGRLVSLNTVLESGDTVEAITSSSDKVGPSRDWLEFAASSRARSKIKSWFTRERREEHIDLGKSHIAKTMRKQNLPLQRLMTHQALTAVATELGYQDVSALYAAVGENHISAQNVVGKLVENLGGEDGVEETLAEGVQPGRGITHGGGSGAEVAVNVEGMSSNEVWVKLARCCTPVPGDDIVGFITRGQGVSVHRVDCINAVRLQEEHPERFVDVSWAGDQTSGQYLVEIEIKALNRAGLLNDLSKVLAEHRVDIVSGSMMTTGDQLASARFTFGLPGVTYLDTVLNSLRRVDGVFEASRRMGSKTGSQ
- a CDS encoding DUF349 domain-containing protein, with protein sequence MASAEVAAVPEAHPSVAEGAVLEIPFGRIDEQGRVWVKDGEEEREVGQYPDEIPADSFALYTRRYLDLEATINLFEARLATLPTKDIESTLKTLNEQLVAPNVVGDIPLLRARMVDLEKRSEERREQLKEERKQQREQALADRTAIVEAAEAIAAQPSEKIQWKQSGAKLRELLDEWKDQQRGGPRLDKATEDSLWKRFSSARTTFDRGRRQYFSALDQKQKEAKVTKERLIAEAVALQNSDDWRGTSSAYRNLMDQWKQAGRASRKEDDELWSRFRAAQQVFFDSRREHDRQTNEEFAENLAQKEALAGEAEALLPITDLEDAKRKLRSIQDRWEEIGRVGSRDSGRIEGRLKAVERELREAESREWRRSDPETKARAEGMLSQLEDSINELKEDLAAAEKSGDKKRAKEVSDALATKQMWFDQISSSAR
- a CDS encoding MBL fold metallo-hydrolase, with product MLEVRSILASLFDSSCYILWDDRQREAVVVDPGPGTASAVGAILEENELSVASVLLTHGHVDHVWDSAQVEKQGSAIPVYYTEPDGFFLEDPVGEIGFEVGAFDLGAWNRPENLVALDELNFSPAKGIFTRVIPAPGHSPGSAIFLIGADGLASPLALSGDVVFAGTVGRTDLPGGDEREMRQSLRTLGNILDPATILLPGHGPQTTWAKEMETNPYVLRACKVG
- the hisS gene encoding histidine--tRNA ligase: MAKQSVSGFPEWLPEDRMVEVFVQDTLRRVFELHGFSGIETRAVEPLSALESKGETSKQVYLLERLQTVREDAAKGTLTTEPTGRDLGLHFDLTVPLARYVLQNANELVFPLRRYQIQKVWRGERPQEGRFREFTQADIDIVGFDTLSFHHEVEAARVMLDALGRLGIPPVLMEVNNRRLLQGLVSAAGIEDFEGTLRGLDKLDKIGAEGVSEELKAIGLNQAQIEQVIAIAQISTDSADELRNRIGELGLTGDLVQQGLDELCELLDGASSSAPGQVRASLRIARGLDYYTGSVYETIIPGYESLGSICSGGRYDTLVSEGRRTYPGVGLSVGVTRLVSLILSERLLEPSRPSPSVVMVAVNSEDERPLSDRVAATLRDRGVNCEVAPSAQKFGKQIRMASKRGIPFVWFPAEGRDQVKDIRSGEQIDADAMSWFPPKEDLLVQVTPPRD
- a CDS encoding DEAD/DEAH box helicase, translated to MTSSDPESQARFSDLPLEESQLQILSDLGFEHPTPIQQASIPLLVDGQDVIGIAQTGTGKTAAFGLPLLTRMDPGLAVPQALVLAPTRELALQTAAALEALAGPRSELKFVTVYGGASYAPQLQALKQGSQIVVGTPGRTIDLIERGALDLSHINTLVLDEADEMLRMGFAEEVDQILASVPDQRLTALFSATMPPGIAKVAQKYLTAAKRVEVSSPSSTVSTINQTYTVIQPKMRFEALCRFLAVSDAGAAIVFVRTRKDAEEVSLSLSARGFRAAGISGDVAQRERERLLDGLRRGYLDVLVATDVAARGIDVDRVGLVVNYEVPREDEQYVHRVGRTGRAGREGQSLTFFTPRDVRKLRSIERTTGSSMQKVQVPSAEQVRLSKATGVLESALSTQKTIPDAVLALLDAKREEGLRYRDVAAALLTQAASPRALGEISTAAQDRMDDAFEAATPSSTRKKGRTDFTGKGKRYRIEVGRRDGVSPGGIVGAITGEAGLQGSAVGKIDIFPSFSVVQVDQELSEAQMKRIDRATLRGRRMRISVDRGNSKSGKPSFGGKTRSKKRDYKGHK